A single window of Aquila chrysaetos chrysaetos chromosome W unlocalized genomic scaffold, bAquChr1.4 W_unloc_7, whole genome shotgun sequence DNA harbors:
- the LOC121233072 gene encoding uncharacterized protein LOC121233072 encodes MVTREISVSDCSPVLEKLIAYKARPSPQGVAWARDHWHDSKAIVGRIEKLAKEGRFRPGKGKAVVCAVLGAALVAAQEDRQETMKAEQADKEKIQSLQDLVKVLQEQLTAERNTTQRLHAALSDALDRERILRAEVDERSDPDLDLQGLEVVQVKQQKSLYPNQELEGTRKVFYPEDEEIAMRPLIKTETIDNGQNGGAPHVTIKTIPYSATELSKIQEKYIRLAKETETEYVWRVSLTGGDRILLSEDEAQGYWGPGVFLTTDDPREPWSLTQRAAYWAGGIDQMERGEPTRIDTPSINQLTESLQKTACLQLMHDRRLVPQQPSPMLLNANPDRMTPLIRGLPDSLKLYAVQLQDRLRDAIAPRGGRRNAGGVLTWGEVAQELVNYGRRMGLTRGESRAKPAIRRIEGPGRPPPSKTVNTKKLYGGQRNLLWAEGIEKGIPQDVMDGLPTSVLEKLVLGWKDKNKEPPHTELNIQGYKGANPQLLATPTPQTPTAPEEGITVRRTGN; translated from the coding sequence ATGGTGACCCGGGAAATATCTGTGTCtgactgttcccctgttttAGAGAAGCTAATTGCATATAAAGCCCGCCCTTCCCCACAAGGAGTAGCCTGGGCACGAGACCACTGGCATGACTCAAAAGCCATTGTAGGAAGAATTGAGAAGCTAGCAAAAGAAGGCAGGTTTCGCCCgggaaaagggaaggctgtAGTGTGTGCAGTTTTAGGGGCCGCACTCGTAGCAGCccaggaagacagacaggaaacaaTGAAAGCTGAGCAGGCAGATAAGGAGAAGATTCAGTCCCTGCAGGATTTAGTTAAAGTCCTGCAAGAGCAATTAACTGCTGAGCGTAATACGACACAGCGGCTTCATGCTGCCTTGTCTGATGCATTAGATCGGGAAAGAATTTTACGAGCCGAGGTGGATGAACGATCTGACCCGGACTTAGACCTGCAAGGTCTAGAGGTAGTTCaggtgaaacagcaaaaatctttatACCCAAATCAAGAGTTAGAAGGTACCAGAAAAGTTTTTTACCCTGAGGATGAAGAGATAGCAATGAGgccattaattaaaacagaaaccataGACAATGGCCAAAATGGCGGAGCACCACACGTGACCATTAAGACGATACCATATTCCGCCACTGAATTatctaaaattcaggaaaagtatATCCGACTAGCAAAGGAGACTGAAACAGAATATGTGTGGAGGGTGTCATTAACTGGTGGCGACCGGATTTTATTGTCAGAAGATGAAGCCCAAGGATATTGGGGGCCTGGAGTGTTCCTAACTACCGATGATCCTAGGGAACCATGGTCTCTGACGCAGCGGGCAGCTTACTGGGCAGGGGGAATAGACCAAATGGAACGAGGAGAACCAACACGGATAGACACCCCTTCTATAAATCAGTTGACTGAGAgcttacagaaaactgcttgtcTCCAATTAATGCATGATAGGCGATTAGTGCCACAACAGCCCTCTCCGATGTTGTTAAATGCCAATCCCGATAGAATGACTCCTCTAATCCGAGGTTTACCAgattctttgaaattatatgcTGTCCAGCTGCAGGATAGATTACGTGATGCGATAGCACCTAGAGGAGGCAGGCGGAATGCAGGAGGGGTCCTGACCTGGGGAGAAGTGGCACAGGAATTGGTTAACTACGGCCGGAGAATGGGTCTCACAAGGGGAGAAAGCAGGGCTAAGCCTGCTATCCGCCGAATAGAAGGACCTGGCCGACCTCCCCCATCTAAGACTGTAAACACCAAAAAGCTGTATGGGGGTCAGCGAAACTTGTTGTGGGCAGAAGGGATAGAAAAGGGAATTCCCCAGGACGTGATGGATGGCTTGCCCACCTCTGTCCTAGAAAAGTTGGTCCTAGGGTGGAAAGACAAGAACAAGGAGCCTCCTCATACTGAGTTAAACATTCAAGGCTATAAAGGGGCGAATCCGCAGTTGCTGGCAACTCCCACTCCCCAAACGCCTACTGCCCCAGAGGAAGGTATTACTGTCCGCAGGACGGGAAACTAG